Proteins from a genomic interval of Gordonia sp. SL306:
- the orn gene encoding oligoribonuclease, with product MQDKLVWIDCEMTGLRLESDKLIEIAALVTDSELNVLGDGVDIVIHAADDDLAAMPDVVTKMHAASGLTDEVRASTVTVAEAEKQVLDYIRTQVTTAGAVPLAGNSIATDRGFIARDMPELDAYLHYRMVDVSSIKELCRRWYPKIYYGQPEKGLAHRALADIRESIRELKYYRTAVFVAAPGPDADDLAAIVKDLGPA from the coding sequence ATGCAGGACAAACTGGTGTGGATCGATTGCGAGATGACCGGTCTGCGTCTCGAATCGGACAAGCTGATCGAGATCGCCGCGCTCGTCACCGACAGCGAACTCAATGTCCTCGGTGACGGCGTGGACATCGTGATCCACGCTGCCGACGACGACCTCGCAGCAATGCCCGACGTGGTCACCAAGATGCACGCCGCGTCTGGCCTGACCGACGAGGTGCGCGCCTCGACGGTGACCGTCGCCGAAGCCGAGAAGCAGGTCCTCGACTACATCCGTACCCAGGTGACCACGGCAGGCGCCGTGCCACTCGCGGGCAATTCGATCGCCACCGACCGCGGCTTCATCGCCCGGGACATGCCGGAACTCGACGCCTACCTGCACTACCGCATGGTCGACGTGAGCTCGATCAAGGAGCTGTGCCGCCGCTGGTACCCGAAGATCTACTACGGGCAGCCCGAGAAGGGACTCGCCCACCGCGCACTCGCCGACATACGGGAGTCCATCCGCGAGCTGAAGTACTACCGGACAGCCGTCTTCGTCGCGGCACCCGGTCCTGACGCCGATGACCTCGCCGCCATCGTGAAGGACCTCGGACCTGCGTGA
- the cmrA gene encoding mycolate reductase (Catalyzes the final step in mycolic acid biosynthesis.) — protein MGIPAPNESARAVVTGASSGIGMALAWDLAARGHSLVLVARRGDILEDLSARIRAQHDVQAEVRAVDLSDPCAVEVFCAELADREISVLCNNAGISTFGALSELDPDYERAQVRLNVNAVHDLTLAVLPQMVRRGSGGILMVGSAAGNMPIPNNATYAATKAFVNSFSESLRGEVGPRGVHVTLLAPGPVRTSTPTPEDASIVDRVVPDFLWHSSAKVAELSLDALENNKMRVVPGTLSKAMSVAGGYSPRAVVAPIVGSFYRRLGGDEPANP, from the coding sequence ATGGGTATACCTGCGCCGAACGAGTCCGCCCGCGCCGTGGTGACCGGCGCCTCATCGGGCATCGGGATGGCCCTCGCCTGGGACTTGGCCGCGCGCGGGCACTCGCTCGTCCTGGTCGCCCGGCGCGGCGACATCCTCGAAGATCTCTCCGCCCGGATCCGCGCACAGCACGATGTCCAGGCCGAGGTCCGGGCGGTGGATCTGTCGGATCCGTGCGCCGTCGAGGTCTTCTGCGCCGAGCTGGCCGACCGCGAGATCTCCGTCCTCTGCAACAACGCGGGCATCTCGACGTTCGGGGCCCTCAGCGAGCTCGACCCCGACTACGAGCGCGCACAGGTCCGCCTGAACGTGAACGCCGTCCATGACCTGACACTGGCGGTGCTGCCGCAGATGGTGCGCCGTGGTTCCGGCGGCATCCTCATGGTGGGTTCGGCCGCCGGGAACATGCCCATCCCCAACAACGCCACCTATGCGGCCACCAAGGCCTTCGTGAACTCCTTCAGCGAGTCGCTGCGCGGTGAGGTCGGCCCCCGGGGCGTCCACGTGACGCTGCTCGCGCCCGGCCCGGTACGCACCTCGACACCCACTCCCGAAGATGCCTCGATCGTTGATCGTGTGGTCCCCGACTTCCTCTGGCACTCCAGCGCCAAGGTCGCCGAGTTGAGCCTGGATGCGTTGGAGAACAACAAGATGCGCGTGGTCCCGGGCACTCTGTCCAAAGCGATGTCGGTGGCCGGTGGTTACAGTCCGCGCGCGGTCGTCGCGCCGATCGTCGGCAGTTTCTACCGCAGACTCGGTGGCGACGAACCGGCGAATCCGTAG
- a CDS encoding NADPH-dependent 2,4-dienoyl-CoA reductase: MSAHTAAPNPHYPRLFEPMQLGGTTLKNRLVMGSMHTGLEDRVWDTDKLAAYYAERARGGVGLIITGGFSSSRTGLLLPFAGKMTNVADVKRHQRITRAVHREDGKIAMQLIHAGRYGYTPLKVAAGSEPSPIHPFKHLKMTEQIIWHVIRSFGRSAKLARRAGYDAIEIMGGEGYLINQFLCPHTNDRTDKWGGSTENRQRFLVEIIKEIRRQVPRDFPVILRQSIADFVRKGQTWDEIALMARKAEEYGVDAINSDIGWHEAGVPTIVTSVPRAAFVKFTERLRDEVSIPLIASNRINTPEIAEEILERGKVDAISMARPLLADPDFAAKAETGRADEINTCIGCNQACLDHAFVGKKVSCLLNPRAGRETTLTLGATRRAKRVAVIGAGPAGLSAAVSTAQRGHKVHLYEAGEHIGGQFSIAARIPGKEEFNETIRYYTRQLEINNVTVHLDTRITAEEIIEAKFDEVIVATGVTPRMPEIPGIDHPMVMSYADAVLGHREIGKRVAVIGAGGIGFDITEFLTVDESPTLNLKEWEQEWGVSEDLSKPGFVTKPRPLPAAREVFLVQRKSGRQGKSLGKTTGWVHRATVKMKGVEQISGATYDKIDDQGLHLSFRGEDGSVTETRVLEVDNVVVCAGQESVRELVDPLTVAGVTTHVIGGADLAAELDAKRAIRQGTEVAAGIA; this comes from the coding sequence ATGTCAGCCCACACGGCCGCACCGAATCCGCACTATCCGAGACTGTTCGAGCCCATGCAGCTCGGCGGGACGACACTGAAGAACCGGCTCGTCATGGGCTCCATGCACACCGGGCTCGAGGACCGCGTCTGGGACACCGACAAGCTCGCCGCCTACTACGCCGAGCGCGCTCGGGGTGGGGTCGGCTTGATCATCACGGGCGGCTTCAGCTCGTCGCGGACCGGACTCCTGCTGCCCTTCGCCGGCAAGATGACCAATGTCGCGGATGTGAAGCGGCACCAGCGGATCACCCGCGCCGTTCACCGCGAGGACGGCAAGATCGCGATGCAGCTCATCCATGCAGGCCGGTACGGTTACACACCGCTGAAGGTCGCCGCGGGTTCGGAACCCTCCCCCATTCACCCGTTCAAGCATCTGAAGATGACCGAACAGATCATCTGGCACGTCATCCGCTCGTTCGGCCGCTCCGCCAAACTCGCCCGCAGGGCCGGATACGACGCCATCGAGATCATGGGCGGCGAGGGTTATCTGATCAATCAGTTCCTCTGCCCGCACACCAACGACCGCACCGACAAGTGGGGCGGCTCCACCGAGAACCGGCAGCGCTTCCTGGTCGAGATCATCAAAGAGATCCGCCGCCAGGTGCCGCGCGACTTCCCGGTCATCCTGCGTCAGTCGATCGCCGACTTCGTCCGCAAGGGCCAGACCTGGGACGAGATCGCGCTCATGGCCCGCAAGGCCGAGGAATACGGCGTGGATGCGATCAACAGCGACATCGGTTGGCACGAGGCCGGTGTGCCGACCATTGTGACCTCGGTGCCGCGCGCCGCCTTCGTGAAGTTCACCGAGCGGCTGCGCGACGAGGTGTCCATCCCGCTGATCGCCAGCAACCGCATCAACACCCCCGAGATCGCCGAGGAGATCCTCGAGCGCGGCAAGGTCGACGCGATCTCGATGGCGCGCCCGCTGCTCGCCGACCCCGACTTCGCCGCGAAGGCCGAGACCGGTCGCGCCGACGAGATCAACACCTGCATCGGATGCAACCAGGCCTGTCTCGATCACGCATTCGTCGGCAAGAAGGTGTCGTGTCTGCTCAACCCGCGCGCGGGACGTGAGACCACCCTCACGCTGGGCGCCACCCGCCGGGCGAAGCGGGTCGCGGTGATCGGCGCCGGGCCGGCCGGTCTGTCGGCGGCGGTGTCGACCGCCCAGCGCGGCCACAAGGTGCACCTGTACGAGGCAGGTGAACACATCGGTGGCCAGTTCTCCATCGCCGCAAGGATTCCCGGCAAGGAAGAGTTCAACGAGACCATCCGCTACTACACCCGCCAGCTCGAGATCAACAACGTCACGGTTCACCTCGACACCCGGATCACTGCAGAGGAGATCATCGAGGCGAAGTTCGACGAGGTGATCGTGGCGACCGGCGTCACCCCACGGATGCCCGAGATCCCCGGCATCGACCACCCGATGGTCATGTCCTATGCCGATGCCGTCCTCGGTCACCGTGAGATCGGCAAGCGGGTCGCCGTGATCGGGGCAGGCGGAATCGGCTTCGACATCACCGAGTTCCTGACCGTCGATGAGTCACCGACCCTGAATCTCAAGGAATGGGAACAGGAATGGGGTGTGAGCGAAGACCTCTCGAAGCCCGGCTTCGTCACCAAGCCCCGCCCGCTCCCCGCGGCGCGCGAGGTGTTCCTGGTGCAGCGCAAATCCGGCCGGCAGGGCAAGTCGCTCGGCAAGACCACCGGCTGGGTGCACCGCGCCACGGTCAAGATGAAGGGCGTCGAGCAGATCAGCGGAGCGACCTACGACAAGATCGACGATCAGGGCCTGCACCTGAGCTTCCGAGGTGAGGACGGCTCGGTGACCGAGACGCGTGTGCTCGAGGTCGACAACGTGGTCGTGTGCGCCGGTCAGGAATCTGTTCGCGAGCTCGTCGATCCGCTGACCGTGGCAGGCGTGACCACCCACGTCATCGGCGGTGCCGATCTGGCCGCCGAACTCGACGCCAAGCGGGCCATCCGCCAGGGCACCGAGGTGGCCGCCGGCATCGCCTGA
- a CDS encoding PadR family transcriptional regulator encodes MALEHAILVSLAERPGTGYEIGRQFDRSIGYFWSATHQQIYRTLKKLHSDGLVSFESITQDGRPDKKVYTISDAGREVLSAWATSSTPMQPLRSDLGVKLRAAEFGDLSAIIGELKVHRDEHVAQLKIFTGFEESYYPDPDTLTGRKLHQYLVLRGGIRQEAGFIEWCDEVIAALERELSA; translated from the coding sequence ATGGCACTCGAGCATGCGATTCTCGTGTCGCTGGCCGAACGACCCGGCACGGGTTACGAGATCGGCCGGCAGTTCGACAGGTCGATCGGCTACTTCTGGTCGGCGACGCATCAGCAGATCTATCGCACGCTCAAGAAGCTTCACTCCGACGGACTGGTCAGTTTCGAGTCGATCACCCAGGACGGCCGGCCGGACAAGAAGGTCTACACCATCTCCGACGCCGGACGAGAGGTCCTGTCGGCATGGGCGACGAGCTCGACGCCGATGCAGCCCCTTCGGAGCGACCTGGGCGTCAAGCTGCGTGCCGCCGAGTTCGGTGACCTCTCCGCCATCATCGGCGAATTGAAGGTGCACCGCGACGAGCACGTCGCCCAGCTCAAGATCTTCACCGGATTCGAAGAGAGCTACTACCCGGATCCGGACACGCTCACCGGCCGCAAACTGCACCAGTATCTGGTGCTGCGCGGCGGTATCCGCCAAGAAGCAGGCTTCATCGAATGGTGCGACGAGGTCATCGCCGCACTCGAACGAGAGCTGTCCGCCTGA
- a CDS encoding ABC transporter ATP-binding protein → MTAREAFRRFFPALKGEGARFTLAAMLLLVATGCEIVAIFVLSDVIDGALTADSAVRFAELAVLWLLITAVSTGADYYGQVTAIGISERVVLRLRDSLFAHVQRLNPVIHRRFGLGDLVTRHSSDLEAVEYLVGSGVMQFVIAVANTIGLVVAAFIMSWQVAMVAIAAVPVLWVISAYYGRRQTIVTRDERTANADIAIAVQTALSGHETAVAYNQQSREHARLHRHGVTWLGARMSQTRIEAGFGAVMGFGQVVVTLAIAVAGVWQVRHGALSVGQLLALTGYLGMLYPKMQELAEVRLSLASAAVSAERISELLDLVPTDSDREDAVAHNGPGHDVAVRGVTLRRDGVTILDDVSLDLRPGEITALVGGSGAGKSTLASLLCRFENPDDGRIMLGGNDFTTLTGRSIRDHVTLLPQQPIIKAATVADNIAYGRPEASRAEIISAAIAADADGFISDLPLGYDAPLGEDGLTLSGGQRQRIAMARAFLRDSPVLILDEPTSGLDDATAQRILEPLRRLAHGRSTLLITHDARVTEIADDVLELRDGRLHSRSVAVA, encoded by the coding sequence ATGACCGCACGCGAAGCCTTCCGCCGCTTCTTCCCCGCCCTCAAAGGCGAAGGCGCTCGATTCACGCTGGCCGCAATGCTTCTACTCGTCGCCACCGGCTGCGAGATCGTCGCGATCTTCGTGCTCTCCGATGTGATCGACGGAGCTCTCACCGCCGACAGCGCCGTCCGCTTCGCCGAGTTGGCGGTTCTGTGGCTACTCATCACCGCGGTCTCCACCGGCGCGGACTACTACGGTCAGGTCACCGCCATCGGCATCTCCGAGCGGGTGGTCCTGCGCCTGCGCGATTCGCTGTTCGCCCACGTGCAGCGACTCAATCCGGTCATCCATCGACGGTTCGGCCTCGGCGACCTCGTGACGCGGCACTCCAGCGACCTCGAAGCGGTCGAGTACCTCGTCGGATCCGGTGTCATGCAGTTCGTCATCGCGGTGGCCAACACCATCGGCCTCGTCGTCGCGGCGTTCATCATGAGTTGGCAGGTTGCAATGGTCGCCATCGCAGCGGTGCCGGTCCTGTGGGTGATCTCGGCCTATTACGGCCGCCGTCAGACGATCGTCACCCGCGACGAGCGAACAGCCAACGCCGACATCGCCATCGCCGTCCAGACCGCGCTCAGCGGGCATGAGACCGCAGTCGCCTACAACCAGCAGAGCCGCGAACACGCGCGGTTGCACCGCCACGGCGTCACCTGGCTCGGCGCCCGGATGTCACAGACGCGGATCGAGGCCGGCTTCGGTGCCGTCATGGGTTTCGGGCAGGTGGTGGTAACCCTCGCCATCGCGGTCGCGGGCGTCTGGCAGGTCCGCCACGGTGCCCTCAGCGTCGGACAACTGCTCGCGCTGACCGGCTACCTCGGCATGCTCTACCCGAAGATGCAGGAACTCGCGGAGGTTCGCCTGTCGCTCGCCTCCGCCGCGGTGAGCGCGGAACGGATCTCCGAACTCCTCGACCTCGTCCCCACCGACTCGGATCGCGAGGACGCGGTGGCGCACAACGGGCCGGGTCACGACGTCGCGGTCCGCGGCGTGACGCTGCGCCGCGACGGCGTCACCATCCTCGACGACGTCTCGCTGGACCTGCGCCCCGGCGAGATCACCGCCCTCGTCGGCGGCAGCGGCGCCGGGAAGTCAACCCTGGCGTCACTGCTGTGTCGCTTCGAGAATCCCGATGACGGTCGGATCATGCTCGGCGGCAACGACTTCACCACGCTGACCGGTCGTTCGATCCGCGACCACGTCACCTTGCTCCCCCAGCAGCCGATCATCAAGGCGGCCACCGTCGCCGACAACATCGCCTACGGTCGTCCCGAGGCATCCCGCGCGGAGATCATCAGCGCCGCCATCGCGGCCGATGCCGATGGATTCATCTCGGATCTCCCGCTCGGTTATGACGCCCCCCTCGGCGAGGACGGTCTGACGCTGTCGGGCGGTCAGCGGCAACGGATCGCCATGGCGCGCGCGTTTCTCCGCGACAGCCCGGTCCTGATCCTCGACGAACCCACGTCGGGCCTCGACGACGCCACCGCACAGCGCATCCTCGAACCGCTGCGTCGCCTCGCACACGGACGGTCCACCCTGCTCATCACGCACGATGCCCGGGTGACGGAGATCGCCGACGACGTCCTCGAGCTCCGGGACGGACGCCTGCACAGCCGTAGCGTCGCCGTCGCCTGA
- a CDS encoding tyrosine-type recombinase/integrase, with protein MAGKRTKRGFGRLRELPSGRWQAAYVDPKGVDVYKAPATFAAKIDAEGWLAAERRKMDLGTWRPPTAEAIRGTTVKVYAERWLAQRDLKPRTRALYSDLLRLHINPGLGDAELATVTPGQIRAWHAGLTTGPTRKTHAYQLIHAIFRTAVTDEVIDANPCRLENAMHTKRKREPVILDAKELAALADAMGDQWGTSVLLMGWCGLRRGELFELRRGDVNLKGGTVAVSRAVTYRDGQWSVDTPKTAAGTRTVVVPPHIVPILKQHLARYVGKGSDALLFATEAGGHVGEWDYRKVFGPAKAKIGKSDLRVHDLRHAGAVLAAQSGATVAELMHRIGHTTPAMAMTYQHVAANRDSEIARRMSELAGG; from the coding sequence ATGGCAGGCAAGCGCACCAAACGGGGATTCGGCCGTCTCCGGGAACTCCCCAGTGGCAGATGGCAGGCCGCCTACGTCGATCCCAAGGGGGTTGACGTCTACAAGGCCCCGGCCACGTTCGCGGCCAAGATCGACGCCGAGGGTTGGCTTGCCGCCGAACGTCGGAAGATGGACCTGGGGACATGGAGGCCGCCGACCGCCGAGGCCATCCGGGGGACCACCGTCAAGGTCTACGCGGAGCGATGGCTTGCCCAGCGGGACCTCAAGCCCAGGACCCGCGCCCTGTACTCCGATCTCCTCCGGCTCCACATCAATCCGGGCTTGGGGGATGCCGAGCTGGCCACGGTCACGCCGGGACAGATCCGGGCCTGGCACGCCGGTCTCACGACCGGGCCGACCCGCAAGACTCACGCGTATCAACTCATCCACGCCATATTCAGGACGGCGGTCACCGATGAGGTGATCGACGCCAACCCGTGTCGGTTGGAGAACGCGATGCACACCAAGCGCAAGCGGGAGCCGGTGATCCTGGACGCCAAGGAGCTGGCCGCGTTGGCCGACGCCATGGGCGACCAGTGGGGGACCTCGGTCCTCCTCATGGGTTGGTGCGGACTCCGGCGGGGTGAGTTGTTCGAACTCCGGCGTGGGGACGTGAACCTCAAGGGCGGGACCGTGGCCGTGTCGCGGGCCGTTACGTACCGGGACGGCCAGTGGAGTGTGGACACTCCCAAAACGGCCGCCGGGACCCGGACCGTGGTTGTCCCTCCTCACATCGTCCCGATCTTGAAACAGCACCTGGCCCGTTATGTGGGCAAGGGATCCGATGCCCTCCTGTTCGCCACCGAGGCCGGGGGACACGTAGGAGAGTGGGACTACCGCAAGGTGTTCGGGCCGGCCAAGGCCAAGATCGGTAAGTCCGATCTCCGGGTCCATGACCTCCGACACGCCGGGGCCGTCCTGGCCGCCCAAAGTGGTGCAACCGTCGCGGAACTCATGCACCGGATCGGCCACACCACCCCGGCCATGGCGATGACATATCAGCATGTCGCGGCCAATCGGGACTCTGAAATAGCCCGCCGGATGAGTGAGTTGGCCGGGGGATAA
- a CDS encoding helix-turn-helix transcriptional regulator: MAASRARTRYLSLQDIAEELGISDRTVRRWIATGQLKAVRPSPRVIRVEASELDRFISAA; this comes from the coding sequence ATGGCCGCATCGCGTGCCCGCACTCGTTATCTCTCCCTCCAGGACATTGCCGAGGAGCTCGGCATCTCTGACCGCACCGTCCGCCGGTGGATCGCCACGGGCCAACTCAAGGCTGTCCGGCCGTCCCCCCGTGTGATCCGGGTGGAGGCCTCGGAGCTGGACCGCTTCATATCTGCCGCCTGA
- a CDS encoding AAA family ATPase, which produces MSETIKLSTGEITSVQGVVAEEIQHLKAAVKRAATKAAKAKNDIYETEKARDDARDRIREEKAKKKAEAAGIASVRERLMTADEFMDAEAAAALVKDVLDAGGLSMLIGHRGTYKTTVALAIALCIACGIWWGRHQTTRGRVLYLVGEGGGRAFGIRIEAWLTHHRITREEIRPWFMGLNGAAPFMSAAWDELVDVAKEFGPSLIVVDTLARHQLGLEENSNSDASEALSKADHLRAQTGAAVMVLHHPPKSGGGGRGAGAWEGGADSVFLLEKDEPVKGQVKMTTTKQKHRPETGQWAFRIEQVEVRENGTWPTSMVPVHADPFVVDLAAQEAKAAENAALHAEVLDFIRGREAAEMAPNMTTFRDHFQATGRRQKALDALAELKRRGDVETASGFRGAQVLHVVTEATVIPFSQSGGGSDAS; this is translated from the coding sequence GTGAGCGAAACCATCAAACTCAGTACCGGAGAGATCACCTCGGTTCAGGGTGTCGTTGCCGAGGAGATCCAGCACCTCAAGGCCGCGGTGAAACGGGCCGCGACCAAGGCCGCCAAGGCCAAGAACGACATCTACGAAACCGAGAAGGCGCGCGACGACGCGCGGGACCGTATCCGGGAGGAGAAAGCCAAGAAGAAGGCCGAGGCCGCCGGTATCGCCTCGGTCCGGGAGCGGCTCATGACTGCCGATGAGTTCATGGACGCCGAGGCCGCGGCCGCGCTGGTCAAGGACGTGCTGGACGCCGGAGGGCTCTCCATGCTCATCGGCCACCGCGGGACCTACAAGACCACCGTTGCCTTGGCCATCGCGCTCTGTATCGCGTGCGGGATCTGGTGGGGACGCCATCAGACCACGCGTGGCCGGGTCCTCTACCTGGTCGGTGAAGGTGGCGGCCGAGCGTTCGGCATCCGCATAGAGGCCTGGCTCACCCATCACAGGATCACGCGCGAGGAGATCCGGCCCTGGTTCATGGGTCTCAATGGCGCGGCCCCGTTCATGTCGGCGGCCTGGGATGAGTTGGTGGACGTTGCAAAGGAGTTCGGCCCGTCGCTCATCGTTGTGGACACTCTCGCGCGCCACCAGCTCGGCCTGGAGGAGAACTCCAACTCCGACGCCTCCGAGGCCTTGAGCAAGGCCGACCACCTCCGAGCCCAGACCGGCGCGGCCGTCATGGTCCTCCACCACCCGCCGAAATCTGGGGGTGGAGGGCGCGGAGCTGGCGCATGGGAGGGAGGCGCGGATTCGGTGTTCCTCCTGGAGAAGGACGAACCGGTCAAGGGCCAGGTCAAGATGACCACGACGAAACAGAAACATCGGCCCGAAACCGGCCAGTGGGCATTCCGTATCGAACAGGTGGAGGTCCGGGAGAACGGCACGTGGCCCACCTCCATGGTCCCGGTCCACGCCGATCCGTTCGTGGTGGACCTGGCCGCCCAGGAAGCCAAGGCCGCCGAGAACGCCGCGCTCCACGCCGAGGTCCTGGACTTCATCCGAGGCCGGGAGGCCGCGGAGATGGCCCCGAACATGACCACGTTCCGGGATCACTTCCAGGCCACCGGGAGACGGCAAAAGGCACTGGATGCACTGGCAGAACTGAAGCGGCGCGGGGATGTGGAGACGGCCTCTGGATTCCGGGGTGCGCAGGTCCTCCACGTCGTCACCGAGGCCACGGTGATCCCGTTCTCACAGTCCGGTGGTGGCTCCGATGCCAGCTGA
- a CDS encoding HK97 family phage prohead protease codes for MHKTIAVTGIKTSGLAEGEFIGYASTFGNVDHQGDRVVKGAFTKSLETDTVVPIAWEHKTSDPRNLVGEIKSARETDEGLEIHAKLDLDTEFGAAAYRAVKARRVGSLSIGYGVRNSVKASDGVNELTDLDLIEVSLVSRPANDRATITASKSATPPTKLLKARAKAAALAADDPDAAEDDKPDESDMTVGERLVAALERATEAANELIETAEEEGRDLTDAEAAEVDKAQGKAKGYRQEIEKWAAMSPTDRYGLQYIADVMHGTKGADVFHTAWGAQDAAHTSDRFATFAAPFKTKASNTKNHKETHVDTLTKDKFLTFGAGRKAMASAIATKMTGGHRAPGDETATGIGTKALTSSGQIVSDVPIRPDVIPVGRPATSILDVLPTVTRTTPTWRYLRQNSRTSAAAPVAPGALKPESVYGVETIDGEATVIAHLSEPVDKFVLQDAPGLQRFLADEMVYGLDRAVQAQVLTGDGLGANLTGILSTSGVSVQAFATNVLTSVRKAITQAESLGYEPSVLVISPADWEALELLATTDAALSYRGVPLDQGERKIWGLRAVLATGLPAKTAIVLDPAAVSIDIVGPAVQVEWSTESGELFARNQVQVRVEGRFGISVYQPTAVFKVATAAA; via the coding sequence ATGCACAAAACAATTGCCGTGACCGGCATCAAGACCAGCGGCCTGGCCGAGGGTGAGTTCATCGGCTACGCGTCCACGTTCGGCAACGTGGACCACCAGGGAGACCGAGTCGTCAAGGGAGCGTTCACCAAGTCCCTGGAGACCGACACCGTCGTACCCATCGCGTGGGAACACAAGACCTCCGACCCCCGGAACCTGGTGGGTGAGATCAAGTCCGCGCGCGAGACCGACGAGGGCCTGGAGATACACGCCAAGCTGGACCTGGACACCGAGTTCGGCGCGGCCGCCTACCGGGCCGTCAAGGCCCGCCGGGTCGGATCCCTGTCCATCGGGTACGGCGTCCGGAACTCGGTCAAGGCCTCGGACGGGGTGAACGAACTCACCGACCTGGACCTCATTGAGGTCTCTCTGGTCTCGCGTCCGGCCAACGACAGGGCCACCATCACCGCGTCCAAGTCGGCCACGCCCCCGACCAAGCTCCTCAAGGCACGGGCCAAGGCCGCGGCCTTGGCCGCCGACGACCCGGACGCCGCCGAGGACGACAAGCCCGACGAGTCAGACATGACCGTGGGTGAGCGTCTCGTGGCGGCGCTGGAGCGTGCCACCGAGGCCGCCAATGAGCTGATCGAGACCGCCGAGGAGGAGGGCCGGGATCTCACCGACGCGGAGGCCGCCGAGGTGGACAAGGCACAAGGTAAGGCCAAGGGCTACCGCCAGGAGATCGAAAAATGGGCCGCCATGAGCCCGACCGACCGGTACGGGCTCCAGTACATCGCAGATGTCATGCACGGAACCAAAGGGGCCGACGTATTTCACACGGCCTGGGGAGCCCAGGACGCCGCCCACACCTCGGACCGGTTCGCCACATTCGCTGCACCATTCAAAACCAAGGCATCAAATACCAAGAACCACAAGGAGACTCACGTGGACACCCTCACCAAGGACAAGTTCCTGACTTTCGGCGCAGGCCGTAAAGCGATGGCATCGGCCATTGCCACCAAGATGACCGGCGGCCACCGAGCTCCCGGCGATGAGACGGCCACGGGCATCGGAACCAAGGCCCTCACCAGCTCCGGCCAGATCGTCTCGGACGTACCGATCCGCCCGGACGTGATCCCGGTTGGCCGTCCCGCAACGTCGATCCTGGACGTGTTGCCCACGGTCACCCGGACCACCCCGACGTGGCGTTACCTGCGCCAGAACTCCCGGACCTCGGCCGCGGCACCAGTGGCACCCGGTGCCCTCAAACCCGAGTCGGTCTACGGCGTCGAGACCATCGACGGTGAAGCCACGGTCATCGCCCACCTCTCAGAACCGGTCGACAAGTTCGTCCTCCAGGACGCTCCCGGCCTCCAACGGTTCCTAGCCGATGAGATGGTCTACGGACTGGACCGCGCCGTCCAGGCCCAGGTCCTCACCGGGGACGGCCTCGGGGCCAACCTCACCGGCATCCTGTCCACCTCCGGCGTGAGCGTCCAGGCGTTCGCCACCAACGTCCTCACCTCGGTCCGTAAGGCCATCACCCAGGCCGAGAGTCTCGGCTACGAACCCAGCGTCCTGGTGATTTCCCCGGCCGACTGGGAAGCCCTGGAGCTACTGGCCACCACCGACGCCGCGCTCTCGTACCGCGGCGTCCCCCTGGACCAGGGGGAGCGCAAGATCTGGGGTCTGCGAGCGGTCCTGGCCACCGGCCTCCCGGCCAAGACCGCCATCGTCCTGGACCCGGCCGCGGTGTCCATCGACATCGTCGGACCGGCCGTCCAGGTGGAGTGGTCCACCGAGAGTGGGGAGCTGTTCGCCCGCAACCAGGTTCAGGTCCGCGTGGAGGGGCGGTTTGGGATCTCGGTCTACCAACCCACCGCAGTGTTCAAGGTCGCCACCGCGGCCGCATGA